In Achromobacter xylosoxidans A8, a single window of DNA contains:
- a CDS encoding CopD family protein: MAMLWVKTFHIVFIASWFAGLFYLPRIFVNLAQQSDATVQTTLLGMARRLYRFTTILAVVAVVFGMWLYLGYGIGVGPGNGWMHAKLFFVLLVIGYHHACGLMLRKFEQGKNTRSHKFYRWFNEVPVLLLLVVVALVVVKPF; encoded by the coding sequence ATGGCCATGCTTTGGGTCAAGACCTTTCACATCGTCTTCATCGCTTCCTGGTTTGCCGGCCTGTTCTACCTGCCGCGCATATTCGTGAACCTGGCCCAGCAATCGGACGCCACGGTCCAGACCACCCTGCTGGGCATGGCGCGCCGCCTGTATCGCTTCACCACCATCCTGGCCGTGGTCGCCGTCGTGTTCGGCATGTGGCTGTACCTGGGCTATGGCATCGGCGTCGGCCCCGGCAACGGCTGGATGCACGCCAAGCTCTTTTTCGTCCTGCTCGTCATCGGCTACCATCACGCCTGTGGCCTGATGCTGCGCAAATTCGAACAGGGCAAAAACACCCGTTCGCACAAGTTCTATCGCTGGTTCAACGAAGTTCCCGTCTTGCTGCTCTTGGTGGTGGTGGCGCTGGTCGTCGTCAAACCCTTCTGA